Proteins encoded by one window of Camelus bactrianus isolate YW-2024 breed Bactrian camel chromosome 9, ASM4877302v1, whole genome shotgun sequence:
- the LOC141573274 gene encoding sialic acid-binding Ig-like lectin 10 isoform X1, producing MHQYPPGLSFRLLPVPKASHSVLPQSRSKMLLPLLLAVLWGGSGALYPKFQLQVPKFVSVQEGLCVVVSCSLITYPPRGWTHATPAHGYWFRDPANTHTDPPVATNKPDQKVRKDTQGRFQLLGNLSQSCSLLIRDVQMEDAASYFFRLERGSYVQYNFKENMFYLEVTALTQKPEVYIPETLEPGHQVTLICVFNRIIEECPAPTFSWTGAAVSSHGAGPRTSYFSALTLTPRPQDHGTELTCRVDFSRKGVSTEKTVRLSVAYAPRDLVVSTSRANVSGTKGLLKVSGHGGMVVLLQPFCFLSASLSAALEPWGNSPHLEVQKGQFLRLLCAADSLPLATLSWSLEDRVLSWSHPSGSRTLELVLRGVKAEDAGRYTCQAENRLGAQSRSLDLSVQYAPENLRVVVSQANRTVLENFRNGTSLVVLEGQSLRLLCVTHSNPPARLSWARGGQTLSPSQPSDPGVLELPQIQTEHEGEFTCQAQNPLGSQYLSLSLSVVYPPQLLGPSCSWEDQGLHCSCSSRAQPAPSLRWRLGEGLLEGTSSNASYMVNSSSAGPWANSSLSLSEGLSSGLSLSCEAQNVHGAQSARVLLLPGEKKLLSKGVFVAIGLMTLLFLCLIPIAVKTLRKKRTQAEVPAPAPAAPAAPAAPAPGETLRSRLSRRSTILDYINVIPKPGLLAQKRKANPSSPSRPPPPDAHPQESRHKQKQPYYVSYSCPGPKASTQDAEYENNQEELHYAVLNFPGHRPWETQGSKDAHSDYAEIQLH from the exons ATGCATCAGTACCCCCCGGGGCTCAGCTTCCGCCTTCTGCCAGTGCCTAAGGCCAGCCACAGCGTCCTGCCCCAGAGCAGGTCCAAGATGCTCCTGCCGCTACTCTTGGCTGTGCTGTGGGGCG GGTCAGGGGCTCTGTACCCCAAATTCCAGCTGCAAGTGCCGAAGTTCGTGAGTGTGCAGGAAGGCTTGTGCGTGGTCGTGTCCTGCTCCTTGATCACCTATCCTCCAAGAGGCTGGACTCACGCCACCCCAGCTCACGGCTACTGGTTCAGAGACCCGGCCAACACACACACTGATCCACCAGTGGCCACAAACAAGCCAGACCAAAAGGTGCGAAAAGACACCCAGGGCCGATTCCAGCTCCTTGGCAATCTCAGCCAGAGTTGCTCTTTGCTGATCAGAGACGTACAGATGGAGGACGCAGCATCGTACTTCTTTCGGTTGGAGAGAGGCAGTTATGTCCAATATAATTTCAAGGAGAACATGTTCTACCTAGAGGTGACAG CCCTGACACAGAAGCCAGAGGTCTACATCCCAGAGACCCTAGAGCCTGGGCACCAGGTGACACTCATCTGTGTGTTTAACCGGATCATCGAGGAATGCCCAGCCCCTACTTTCTCCTGGACGGGGGCTGCCGTCTCCTCCCATGGGGCAGGGCCAAGGACCTCCTACTTCTCAGCGCTCACCCTCACACCCAGACCCCAGGATCACGGCACTGAGCTCACCTGTCGAGTGGACTTCTCCAGAAAGGGTGTGAGCACAGAGAAAACGGTCCGACTTAGCGTGGCCT ACGCCCCCAGGGACCTGGTTGTCAGCACTTCCCGGGCCAATGTGTCAGGTACCAAGGGCCTGTTGAAGGTGTCAGGGCATGGGGGAATGGTGGTCCTCCTGCAGcccttctgctttctctctgcctctctctctgcagCCCTGGAGCCGTGGGGAAACAGCCCACATCTGGAAGTCCAGAAAGGCCAGTTCCTGCGGCTGCTCTGTGCCGCTGATAGCCTGCCCCTCGCCACCCTGAGCTGGTCCCTGGAGGACAGAGTCCTCTCTTGGTCCCACCCCTCCGGCTCCAGAACCCTGGAGCTGGTGCTGCGGGGGGTGAAGGCTGAGGATGCAGGCCGCTACACCTGCCAAGCCGAGAACAGGCTTGGCGCTCAGAGCCGCAGCCTGGACCTCTCTGTGCAGT ATGCCCCAGAGAACCTGAGAGTGGTGGTCTCCCAAGCAAACAGGACAG tcctggaaaacttcaggaatgGCACATCCCTTGTGGTCCTGGAGGGCCAAAGCCTGCGTCTGCTCTGTGTCACTCACAGCAACCCCCCAGCCCGGCTGAGCTGGGCCCGAGGGGGACAGACTCtgagcccctcccagccctcagaccCTGGGGTCCTGGAACTGCCTCAGATACAAACAGAGCACGAAGGAGAATTCACCTGCCAAGCTCAGAACCCGCTGGGCTCCCAGtatctctctctgagcctctctgtgGTCT acCCCCCACAGCTGTTGGGAccctcctgctcctgggaggaccAGGGTCTGCACTGCAGCTGCTCCTCCCGGGCCCAGCCGGCCCCCTCCCTGCGCTGGCGGctaggggaggggctgctggagggGACCTCCAGCAACGCCTCCTACATGGTCAACTCCAGCTCGGCTGGGCCCTGGGCCAAcagctccctgagcctcagtgagGGGCTCAGCTCTGGCCTCAGCCTCAGCTGCGAGGCTCAGAATGTCCACGGGGCCCAGAGCGCCAGGGTCCTGCTGCTGCCAG gtgaaaagaaacttctctCCAAGGGAGTGTTTGTAGCAATTGGCCTTATGACCCTCCTTTTCCTCTGCCTCATCCCGATCGC CGTGAAGACTTTGCGGAAGAAACGGACCCAGGCAGAGGttccggccccggccccggccgcccCGGCGGCCccggcggccccggccccgggagAGACTCTGCGGTCCAGACTCTCACGGAGGAGCACGATTCTGGATTACATCAACGTGATCCCTAAACCTGGCCTCCTA GCTCAGAAACGGAAAGCCAATCCAAGCAGTCCTTCCCGGCCCCCTCCGCCAGATGCTCACCCCCAGGAATCCAGGCATAAGCAGAAGCAGCCCTATTACGTTTCCTACAGTTGTCCAGGACCCAAAGCCTCCACTCAAGATGCAGAGTATGAGAACAACCAAGAGGAGCTCCATTATGCTGTCCTCAACTTTCCAGGCCACAGGCCCTGGGAGACTCAGGGGTCCAAGGATGCCCACTCGGACTATGCAGAAATCCAGCTCCATTGA
- the LOC141573274 gene encoding sialic acid-binding Ig-like lectin 10 isoform X4, whose protein sequence is MHQYPPGLSFRLLPVPKASHSVLPQSRSKMLLPLLLAVLWGGSGALYPKFQLQVPKFVSVQEGLCVVVSCSLITYPPRGWTHATPAHGYWFRDPANTHTDPPVATNKPDQKVRKDTQGRFQLLGNLSQSCSLLIRDVQMEDAASYFFRLERGSYVQYNFKENMFYLEVTALTQKPEVYIPETLEPGHQVTLICVFNRIIEECPAPTFSWTGAAVSSHGAGPRTSYFSALTLTPRPQDHGTELTCRVDFSRKGVSTEKTVRLSVAYAPRDLVVSTSRANVSGTKGLLKVSGHGGMVVLLQPFCFLSASLSAALEPWGNSPHLEVQKGQFLRLLCAADSLPLATLSWSLEDRVLSWSHPSGSRTLELVLRGVKAEDAGRYTCQAENRLGAQSRSLDLSVQYAPENLRVVVSQANRTVLENFRNGTSLVVLEGQSLRLLCVTHSNPPARLSWARGGQTLSPSQPSDPGVLELPQIQTEHEGEFTCQAQNPLGSQYLSLSLSVVYPPQLLGPSCSWEDQGLHCSCSSRAQPAPSLRWRLGEGLLEGTSSNASYMVNSSSAGPWANSSLSLSEGLSSGLSLSCEAQNVHGAQSARVLLLPAEFPRSQWEGTAGKTSGMGAGSLRA, encoded by the exons ATGCATCAGTACCCCCCGGGGCTCAGCTTCCGCCTTCTGCCAGTGCCTAAGGCCAGCCACAGCGTCCTGCCCCAGAGCAGGTCCAAGATGCTCCTGCCGCTACTCTTGGCTGTGCTGTGGGGCG GGTCAGGGGCTCTGTACCCCAAATTCCAGCTGCAAGTGCCGAAGTTCGTGAGTGTGCAGGAAGGCTTGTGCGTGGTCGTGTCCTGCTCCTTGATCACCTATCCTCCAAGAGGCTGGACTCACGCCACCCCAGCTCACGGCTACTGGTTCAGAGACCCGGCCAACACACACACTGATCCACCAGTGGCCACAAACAAGCCAGACCAAAAGGTGCGAAAAGACACCCAGGGCCGATTCCAGCTCCTTGGCAATCTCAGCCAGAGTTGCTCTTTGCTGATCAGAGACGTACAGATGGAGGACGCAGCATCGTACTTCTTTCGGTTGGAGAGAGGCAGTTATGTCCAATATAATTTCAAGGAGAACATGTTCTACCTAGAGGTGACAG CCCTGACACAGAAGCCAGAGGTCTACATCCCAGAGACCCTAGAGCCTGGGCACCAGGTGACACTCATCTGTGTGTTTAACCGGATCATCGAGGAATGCCCAGCCCCTACTTTCTCCTGGACGGGGGCTGCCGTCTCCTCCCATGGGGCAGGGCCAAGGACCTCCTACTTCTCAGCGCTCACCCTCACACCCAGACCCCAGGATCACGGCACTGAGCTCACCTGTCGAGTGGACTTCTCCAGAAAGGGTGTGAGCACAGAGAAAACGGTCCGACTTAGCGTGGCCT ACGCCCCCAGGGACCTGGTTGTCAGCACTTCCCGGGCCAATGTGTCAGGTACCAAGGGCCTGTTGAAGGTGTCAGGGCATGGGGGAATGGTGGTCCTCCTGCAGcccttctgctttctctctgcctctctctctgcagCCCTGGAGCCGTGGGGAAACAGCCCACATCTGGAAGTCCAGAAAGGCCAGTTCCTGCGGCTGCTCTGTGCCGCTGATAGCCTGCCCCTCGCCACCCTGAGCTGGTCCCTGGAGGACAGAGTCCTCTCTTGGTCCCACCCCTCCGGCTCCAGAACCCTGGAGCTGGTGCTGCGGGGGGTGAAGGCTGAGGATGCAGGCCGCTACACCTGCCAAGCCGAGAACAGGCTTGGCGCTCAGAGCCGCAGCCTGGACCTCTCTGTGCAGT ATGCCCCAGAGAACCTGAGAGTGGTGGTCTCCCAAGCAAACAGGACAG tcctggaaaacttcaggaatgGCACATCCCTTGTGGTCCTGGAGGGCCAAAGCCTGCGTCTGCTCTGTGTCACTCACAGCAACCCCCCAGCCCGGCTGAGCTGGGCCCGAGGGGGACAGACTCtgagcccctcccagccctcagaccCTGGGGTCCTGGAACTGCCTCAGATACAAACAGAGCACGAAGGAGAATTCACCTGCCAAGCTCAGAACCCGCTGGGCTCCCAGtatctctctctgagcctctctgtgGTCT acCCCCCACAGCTGTTGGGAccctcctgctcctgggaggaccAGGGTCTGCACTGCAGCTGCTCCTCCCGGGCCCAGCCGGCCCCCTCCCTGCGCTGGCGGctaggggaggggctgctggagggGACCTCCAGCAACGCCTCCTACATGGTCAACTCCAGCTCGGCTGGGCCCTGGGCCAAcagctccctgagcctcagtgagGGGCTCAGCTCTGGCCTCAGCCTCAGCTGCGAGGCTCAGAATGTCCACGGGGCCCAGAGCGCCAGGGTCCTGCTGCTGCCAG CGGAGTTCCCAAGAAGTCAATGGGAAGGGACTGCAGGTAAAACCTCTGGAATGGGAGCCGGCAGCCTGCGCGCCTAG
- the C9H19orf84 gene encoding piRNA-mediated silencing protein C19orf84 homolog, producing the protein MEQRKEGTMPERNNLSLPSPGTESWPPAPFPALHPSLLGTPDPAHLGLPESLASVTVPIRLDALSYLLHSALMGAYSYQQSLPSCPCTSPLPQGTARRPYRGRGGWEVRRRPGRGQGQRRWGLGRAEQAERGWMEGSRAGPKNPPATPPSSTPPAQDGKKETQGLEPPLETPPAEDWEAEY; encoded by the exons ATGGAACAACGAAAGGAAGGGACCATGCCAGAGAG GAACAACCTGTCCCTGCCATCACCTGGGACCGAGTCATGGCCGCCTGCACCTTTTCCAGCCCTGCACCCTTCTCTCCTGGGCACCCCAGATCCAGCCCACCTGGGGCTCCCCGAGAGCCTGGCCTCTGTCACCGTCCCCATCCGTCTGGATGCCCTTTCCTACCTCCTGCACAGCGCCCTCATGGGGGCCTACAGCTATCAACAGTCCttgccctcctgcccctgcacTTCCCCACTGCCGCAAGGCACTGCCAGAAGGCCGTACAGAGGTCGAGGGGGCTGGGAGGTCCGACGCAGGCCAGGCCGGGGCCAGGGACAGCGACGATGGGGACTTGGGAGGGCTGAGCAGGCAGAGAGGGGTTGGATGGAGGGCTCTAGGGCTGGCCCCAAGAATCCACCAGCAACACCGCCGTCATCAACACCACCTGCCCAGGATGGGAAGAAGGAAACTCAAGGTCTGGAGCCTCCCTTGGAGACACCACCTGCAGAAGACTGGGAGGCAGAGTACTAG
- the LOC141573274 gene encoding sialic acid-binding Ig-like lectin 10 isoform X3, translating to MHQYPPGLSFRLLPVPKASHSVLPQSRSKMLLPLLLAVLWGGSGALYPKFQLQVPKFVSVQEGLCVVVSCSLITYPPRGWTHATPAHGYWFRDPANTHTDPPVATNKPDQKVRKDTQGRFQLLGNLSQSCSLLIRDVQMEDAASYFFRLERGSYVQYNFKENMFYLEVTALTQKPEVYIPETLEPGHQVTLICVFNRIIEECPAPTFSWTGAAVSSHGAGPRTSYFSALTLTPRPQDHGTELTCRVDFSRKGVSTEKTVRLSVASLEPWGNSPHLEVQKGQFLRLLCAADSLPLATLSWSLEDRVLSWSHPSGSRTLELVLRGVKAEDAGRYTCQAENRLGAQSRSLDLSVQYAPENLRVVVSQANRTVLENFRNGTSLVVLEGQSLRLLCVTHSNPPARLSWARGGQTLSPSQPSDPGVLELPQIQTEHEGEFTCQAQNPLGSQYLSLSLSVVYPPQLLGPSCSWEDQGLHCSCSSRAQPAPSLRWRLGEGLLEGTSSNASYMVNSSSAGPWANSSLSLSEGLSSGLSLSCEAQNVHGAQSARVLLLPGEKKLLSKGVFVAIGLMTLLFLCLIPIAVKTLRKKRTQAEVPAPAPAAPAAPAAPAPGETLRSRLSRRSTILDYINVIPKPGLLAQKRKANPSSPSRPPPPDAHPQESRHKQKQPYYVSYSCPGPKASTQDAEYENNQEELHYAVLNFPGHRPWETQGSKDAHSDYAEIQLH from the exons ATGCATCAGTACCCCCCGGGGCTCAGCTTCCGCCTTCTGCCAGTGCCTAAGGCCAGCCACAGCGTCCTGCCCCAGAGCAGGTCCAAGATGCTCCTGCCGCTACTCTTGGCTGTGCTGTGGGGCG GGTCAGGGGCTCTGTACCCCAAATTCCAGCTGCAAGTGCCGAAGTTCGTGAGTGTGCAGGAAGGCTTGTGCGTGGTCGTGTCCTGCTCCTTGATCACCTATCCTCCAAGAGGCTGGACTCACGCCACCCCAGCTCACGGCTACTGGTTCAGAGACCCGGCCAACACACACACTGATCCACCAGTGGCCACAAACAAGCCAGACCAAAAGGTGCGAAAAGACACCCAGGGCCGATTCCAGCTCCTTGGCAATCTCAGCCAGAGTTGCTCTTTGCTGATCAGAGACGTACAGATGGAGGACGCAGCATCGTACTTCTTTCGGTTGGAGAGAGGCAGTTATGTCCAATATAATTTCAAGGAGAACATGTTCTACCTAGAGGTGACAG CCCTGACACAGAAGCCAGAGGTCTACATCCCAGAGACCCTAGAGCCTGGGCACCAGGTGACACTCATCTGTGTGTTTAACCGGATCATCGAGGAATGCCCAGCCCCTACTTTCTCCTGGACGGGGGCTGCCGTCTCCTCCCATGGGGCAGGGCCAAGGACCTCCTACTTCTCAGCGCTCACCCTCACACCCAGACCCCAGGATCACGGCACTGAGCTCACCTGTCGAGTGGACTTCTCCAGAAAGGGTGTGAGCACAGAGAAAACGGTCCGACTTAGCGTGGCCT CCCTGGAGCCGTGGGGAAACAGCCCACATCTGGAAGTCCAGAAAGGCCAGTTCCTGCGGCTGCTCTGTGCCGCTGATAGCCTGCCCCTCGCCACCCTGAGCTGGTCCCTGGAGGACAGAGTCCTCTCTTGGTCCCACCCCTCCGGCTCCAGAACCCTGGAGCTGGTGCTGCGGGGGGTGAAGGCTGAGGATGCAGGCCGCTACACCTGCCAAGCCGAGAACAGGCTTGGCGCTCAGAGCCGCAGCCTGGACCTCTCTGTGCAGT ATGCCCCAGAGAACCTGAGAGTGGTGGTCTCCCAAGCAAACAGGACAG tcctggaaaacttcaggaatgGCACATCCCTTGTGGTCCTGGAGGGCCAAAGCCTGCGTCTGCTCTGTGTCACTCACAGCAACCCCCCAGCCCGGCTGAGCTGGGCCCGAGGGGGACAGACTCtgagcccctcccagccctcagaccCTGGGGTCCTGGAACTGCCTCAGATACAAACAGAGCACGAAGGAGAATTCACCTGCCAAGCTCAGAACCCGCTGGGCTCCCAGtatctctctctgagcctctctgtgGTCT acCCCCCACAGCTGTTGGGAccctcctgctcctgggaggaccAGGGTCTGCACTGCAGCTGCTCCTCCCGGGCCCAGCCGGCCCCCTCCCTGCGCTGGCGGctaggggaggggctgctggagggGACCTCCAGCAACGCCTCCTACATGGTCAACTCCAGCTCGGCTGGGCCCTGGGCCAAcagctccctgagcctcagtgagGGGCTCAGCTCTGGCCTCAGCCTCAGCTGCGAGGCTCAGAATGTCCACGGGGCCCAGAGCGCCAGGGTCCTGCTGCTGCCAG gtgaaaagaaacttctctCCAAGGGAGTGTTTGTAGCAATTGGCCTTATGACCCTCCTTTTCCTCTGCCTCATCCCGATCGC CGTGAAGACTTTGCGGAAGAAACGGACCCAGGCAGAGGttccggccccggccccggccgcccCGGCGGCCccggcggccccggccccgggagAGACTCTGCGGTCCAGACTCTCACGGAGGAGCACGATTCTGGATTACATCAACGTGATCCCTAAACCTGGCCTCCTA GCTCAGAAACGGAAAGCCAATCCAAGCAGTCCTTCCCGGCCCCCTCCGCCAGATGCTCACCCCCAGGAATCCAGGCATAAGCAGAAGCAGCCCTATTACGTTTCCTACAGTTGTCCAGGACCCAAAGCCTCCACTCAAGATGCAGAGTATGAGAACAACCAAGAGGAGCTCCATTATGCTGTCCTCAACTTTCCAGGCCACAGGCCCTGGGAGACTCAGGGGTCCAAGGATGCCCACTCGGACTATGCAGAAATCCAGCTCCATTGA
- the LIM2 gene encoding lens fiber membrane intrinsic protein, producing MYSFMGGGLFCAWVGTILLVVATATDHWMQYRLSGAFAHQGLWRYCLGSKCYLQTESIAYWNATRAFMILSSLCATSGIVMGIMAFAQQPTFTRLSRPFSAGIMFFASTFFVLLALAIYTGVTVSFLGRRFGDWRFSWSYILGWVALLMTFFAGIFYMCAYRMHECRRLSTPR from the exons ATGTACAGCTTCATGGGTGGTGGCCTTTTCTGTGCCTGGGTGGGGACCATCCTCCTGGTGGTGGCCACAGCGACGGACCACTGGATGCAGTACCGGCTGTCAGGGGCCTTTGCTCACCAGGGCCTGTGGCGGTACTGTCTGGGCAGCAAGTGCTACCTGCAGACGGAGAGCATCG CATACTGGAATGCCACCCGGGCCTTCATGATCCTGTCCTCCCTGTGTGCCACCTCCGGCATCGTCATGGGCATCATGGCCTTCGCTCAGCAGCCCACCTTCACCCGCCTCTCCCGGCCCTTCTCCGCAGGCATCATGTTTTTCGCTTCCA cctttTTTGTCCTGCTGGCCTTGGCCATTTACACTGGAGTCACCGTCAGCTTCCTCGGTCGCCGCTTTGGGGACTGGCGCTTTTCCTGGTCTTACATCCTGGGCTGGGTAGCCCTGCTCATGACCTTCTTTGCAG GAATTTTCTACATGTGTGCCTACCGGATGCATGAATGTCGGCGCCTGTCCACTCCCCGCTGA
- the LOC141573274 gene encoding sialic acid-binding Ig-like lectin 10 isoform X2, translating to MHQYPPGLSFRLLPVPKASHSVLPQSRSKMLLPLLLAVLWGGSGALYPKFQLQVPKFVSVQEGLCVVVSCSLITYPPRGWTHATPAHGYWFRDPANTHTDPPVATNKPDQKVRKDTQGRFQLLGNLSQSCSLLIRDVQMEDAASYFFRLERGSYVQYNFKENMFYLEVTALTQKPEVYIPETLEPGHQVTLICVFNRIIEECPAPTFSWTGAAVSSHGAGPRTSYFSALTLTPRPQDHGTELTCRVDFSRKGVSTEKTVRLSVAYAPRDLVVSTSRANVSALEPWGNSPHLEVQKGQFLRLLCAADSLPLATLSWSLEDRVLSWSHPSGSRTLELVLRGVKAEDAGRYTCQAENRLGAQSRSLDLSVQYAPENLRVVVSQANRTVLENFRNGTSLVVLEGQSLRLLCVTHSNPPARLSWARGGQTLSPSQPSDPGVLELPQIQTEHEGEFTCQAQNPLGSQYLSLSLSVVYPPQLLGPSCSWEDQGLHCSCSSRAQPAPSLRWRLGEGLLEGTSSNASYMVNSSSAGPWANSSLSLSEGLSSGLSLSCEAQNVHGAQSARVLLLPGEKKLLSKGVFVAIGLMTLLFLCLIPIAVKTLRKKRTQAEVPAPAPAAPAAPAAPAPGETLRSRLSRRSTILDYINVIPKPGLLAQKRKANPSSPSRPPPPDAHPQESRHKQKQPYYVSYSCPGPKASTQDAEYENNQEELHYAVLNFPGHRPWETQGSKDAHSDYAEIQLH from the exons ATGCATCAGTACCCCCCGGGGCTCAGCTTCCGCCTTCTGCCAGTGCCTAAGGCCAGCCACAGCGTCCTGCCCCAGAGCAGGTCCAAGATGCTCCTGCCGCTACTCTTGGCTGTGCTGTGGGGCG GGTCAGGGGCTCTGTACCCCAAATTCCAGCTGCAAGTGCCGAAGTTCGTGAGTGTGCAGGAAGGCTTGTGCGTGGTCGTGTCCTGCTCCTTGATCACCTATCCTCCAAGAGGCTGGACTCACGCCACCCCAGCTCACGGCTACTGGTTCAGAGACCCGGCCAACACACACACTGATCCACCAGTGGCCACAAACAAGCCAGACCAAAAGGTGCGAAAAGACACCCAGGGCCGATTCCAGCTCCTTGGCAATCTCAGCCAGAGTTGCTCTTTGCTGATCAGAGACGTACAGATGGAGGACGCAGCATCGTACTTCTTTCGGTTGGAGAGAGGCAGTTATGTCCAATATAATTTCAAGGAGAACATGTTCTACCTAGAGGTGACAG CCCTGACACAGAAGCCAGAGGTCTACATCCCAGAGACCCTAGAGCCTGGGCACCAGGTGACACTCATCTGTGTGTTTAACCGGATCATCGAGGAATGCCCAGCCCCTACTTTCTCCTGGACGGGGGCTGCCGTCTCCTCCCATGGGGCAGGGCCAAGGACCTCCTACTTCTCAGCGCTCACCCTCACACCCAGACCCCAGGATCACGGCACTGAGCTCACCTGTCGAGTGGACTTCTCCAGAAAGGGTGTGAGCACAGAGAAAACGGTCCGACTTAGCGTGGCCT ACGCCCCCAGGGACCTGGTTGTCAGCACTTCCCGGGCCAATGTGTCAG CCCTGGAGCCGTGGGGAAACAGCCCACATCTGGAAGTCCAGAAAGGCCAGTTCCTGCGGCTGCTCTGTGCCGCTGATAGCCTGCCCCTCGCCACCCTGAGCTGGTCCCTGGAGGACAGAGTCCTCTCTTGGTCCCACCCCTCCGGCTCCAGAACCCTGGAGCTGGTGCTGCGGGGGGTGAAGGCTGAGGATGCAGGCCGCTACACCTGCCAAGCCGAGAACAGGCTTGGCGCTCAGAGCCGCAGCCTGGACCTCTCTGTGCAGT ATGCCCCAGAGAACCTGAGAGTGGTGGTCTCCCAAGCAAACAGGACAG tcctggaaaacttcaggaatgGCACATCCCTTGTGGTCCTGGAGGGCCAAAGCCTGCGTCTGCTCTGTGTCACTCACAGCAACCCCCCAGCCCGGCTGAGCTGGGCCCGAGGGGGACAGACTCtgagcccctcccagccctcagaccCTGGGGTCCTGGAACTGCCTCAGATACAAACAGAGCACGAAGGAGAATTCACCTGCCAAGCTCAGAACCCGCTGGGCTCCCAGtatctctctctgagcctctctgtgGTCT acCCCCCACAGCTGTTGGGAccctcctgctcctgggaggaccAGGGTCTGCACTGCAGCTGCTCCTCCCGGGCCCAGCCGGCCCCCTCCCTGCGCTGGCGGctaggggaggggctgctggagggGACCTCCAGCAACGCCTCCTACATGGTCAACTCCAGCTCGGCTGGGCCCTGGGCCAAcagctccctgagcctcagtgagGGGCTCAGCTCTGGCCTCAGCCTCAGCTGCGAGGCTCAGAATGTCCACGGGGCCCAGAGCGCCAGGGTCCTGCTGCTGCCAG gtgaaaagaaacttctctCCAAGGGAGTGTTTGTAGCAATTGGCCTTATGACCCTCCTTTTCCTCTGCCTCATCCCGATCGC CGTGAAGACTTTGCGGAAGAAACGGACCCAGGCAGAGGttccggccccggccccggccgcccCGGCGGCCccggcggccccggccccgggagAGACTCTGCGGTCCAGACTCTCACGGAGGAGCACGATTCTGGATTACATCAACGTGATCCCTAAACCTGGCCTCCTA GCTCAGAAACGGAAAGCCAATCCAAGCAGTCCTTCCCGGCCCCCTCCGCCAGATGCTCACCCCCAGGAATCCAGGCATAAGCAGAAGCAGCCCTATTACGTTTCCTACAGTTGTCCAGGACCCAAAGCCTCCACTCAAGATGCAGAGTATGAGAACAACCAAGAGGAGCTCCATTATGCTGTCCTCAACTTTCCAGGCCACAGGCCCTGGGAGACTCAGGGGTCCAAGGATGCCCACTCGGACTATGCAGAAATCCAGCTCCATTGA